A window of Blastomonas sp. SL216 contains these coding sequences:
- a CDS encoding SGNH/GDSL hydrolase family protein, with protein sequence MTGRAVSFLALALAIVPPAAAAKTPPAPVRSSPARHSCPWKAAWASAQMLPDAANALPDGALANASLRQIIRPSLSGTHLRVRLSNAFGTTPLRIAAATLARSASNASADILVETLVPLRFGGTDGAVIPPGGEWLSDPVPWNDSAFQDLAITFHVVQHPERQTSHPGSRATSYVVQGDATRMASLPGAVPTDHWYLLSGLEVQSCEARDGIVVLGDSITDGRGSTTNGNDRWTDFLARRLAGRAAVINQGIGGNRVLLDGLGPSAMARLDRDVLAQPGIGHLIVLEGINDIGNLARGRPVSADEHAALISQVTGAYAQIIARAHARGIRVHGATLLPFKGNDFYKPDAASEADRQAINQWIRTSGAFDSVIDFDAIMRDPLRPGYLNPAYDTGDGLHPNPAGFRAMAEAVPLSIFQ encoded by the coding sequence ATGACAGGACGGGCCGTGTCCTTTCTCGCACTCGCGTTGGCAATCGTGCCGCCCGCCGCCGCTGCCAAGACCCCGCCTGCGCCTGTTCGATCGAGCCCTGCCAGGCATAGCTGCCCGTGGAAAGCGGCTTGGGCGTCGGCCCAGATGCTGCCGGACGCCGCAAATGCGCTGCCCGATGGCGCGCTCGCCAACGCCTCGCTGCGCCAGATCATCCGCCCGAGCCTGTCAGGTACCCATTTGCGGGTACGACTGTCCAACGCGTTCGGTACCACACCACTCCGCATTGCGGCTGCAACCCTGGCCCGATCGGCCAGCAATGCCAGCGCCGATATCCTGGTCGAAACGCTCGTGCCGCTGCGTTTTGGAGGAACCGATGGCGCGGTGATCCCGCCCGGTGGCGAATGGTTGAGCGATCCGGTTCCGTGGAACGACAGCGCTTTCCAGGATTTGGCCATTACCTTTCATGTCGTGCAGCATCCCGAGCGCCAGACCTCGCATCCCGGGTCGCGCGCGACATCCTATGTGGTGCAGGGCGATGCGACCCGCATGGCCAGTCTTCCCGGAGCCGTTCCGACCGACCACTGGTACCTGCTGTCAGGGCTCGAAGTGCAAAGCTGCGAAGCGCGAGATGGCATCGTGGTGCTGGGCGATTCCATTACCGACGGGCGCGGATCGACCACCAATGGTAATGACCGCTGGACCGATTTTCTGGCGCGAAGGCTTGCTGGCCGCGCAGCAGTGATCAATCAGGGCATCGGCGGCAATCGGGTGCTGCTCGACGGGCTTGGCCCCAGTGCCATGGCGCGGTTGGACCGCGACGTTCTCGCGCAGCCAGGTATCGGCCACCTGATCGTGCTGGAAGGGATCAACGATATCGGCAATCTGGCGCGCGGTCGCCCGGTCAGCGCAGATGAGCACGCCGCGCTGATCTCGCAGGTGACCGGCGCCTATGCGCAGATCATTGCACGCGCCCATGCCCGGGGCATTCGCGTTCATGGTGCCACCCTGTTGCCCTTCAAGGGCAATGATTTCTACAAGCCGGATGCAGCCAGCGAGGCAGACCGCCAGGCGATCAACCAGTGGATCCGCACCTCCGGGGCATTTGACAGCGTGATTGATTTCGATGCGATCATGCGCGATCCGCTGCGGCCGGGATATCTCAACCCCGCCTATGACACGGGCGATGGCCTGCACCCCAACCCTGCTGGCTTCCGCGCAATGGCAGAGGCCGTGCCTCTCTCGATATTCCAGTAA
- a CDS encoding MFS transporter, whose amino-acid sequence MTAAPHSPPPKPRGRIRWAICALLFAAVVLSYVDRLVLGVLKPQLETLYGWTNSGYGDISGYFQVCYGLGFLAFGWLIDRIGPRAGYMLAMSMWTLGHFAQVLVTSTTGFVIARIPLALGEAGTFPSALAAASQWFPKKERALAIGIFNAGANVGAIITPLLVSFIVVGLAFDWRWAFIVTGLFNLIWLFAWWRFYRNPAQHPKITTEERAWIEAEPADDAGRTGFLNVLRHREAWAYMTGRFLIDPVWWTFLFWLPDFFNKQYGYDLKNFGPPLVAIYILADVGAIIGGWYSSHLLKKGVATGRARKQAMLACALFALPVMFAIEADNIWIAVLCIGLACAAHQGFSTNLFALPGDQFPRFAQGTLIGLGGFAGACGGFIASKSLGALLDRVGSYEPFFIACGMAYLVALGMFHLLNPRYEAVRMTGSA is encoded by the coding sequence TTGACCGCCGCCCCGCATAGCCCGCCCCCCAAGCCGCGCGGACGCATCCGCTGGGCCATCTGCGCGCTGCTGTTTGCGGCCGTAGTCCTGTCCTATGTCGACCGGCTGGTGCTGGGCGTGCTCAAGCCACAGCTCGAAACGCTCTATGGGTGGACCAATTCGGGCTATGGCGACATCAGCGGCTATTTCCAGGTCTGTTATGGCCTCGGTTTTCTCGCATTCGGGTGGCTGATCGACCGGATCGGGCCGCGCGCCGGCTATATGCTTGCGATGAGCATGTGGACGCTTGGCCACTTTGCGCAGGTGCTGGTCACATCGACCACCGGCTTCGTGATCGCCCGCATACCGCTGGCCTTGGGGGAAGCGGGCACCTTCCCCTCCGCGCTCGCCGCCGCTTCGCAATGGTTCCCCAAGAAGGAGCGCGCGCTGGCGATCGGCATCTTCAATGCCGGTGCCAATGTCGGCGCGATCATCACCCCGCTGCTCGTCTCGTTCATCGTCGTGGGGCTGGCGTTCGACTGGCGCTGGGCGTTCATCGTCACCGGCCTGTTCAACCTGATCTGGCTGTTCGCCTGGTGGCGGTTCTACCGCAATCCCGCCCAGCACCCCAAAATCACGACGGAAGAACGCGCCTGGATCGAAGCGGAACCGGCAGACGATGCCGGGCGCACGGGTTTCCTGAACGTGCTGCGGCATCGCGAGGCCTGGGCCTATATGACCGGACGGTTTCTCATCGATCCGGTCTGGTGGACCTTCCTCTTCTGGCTGCCGGACTTCTTCAACAAGCAATATGGCTATGACCTCAAGAATTTCGGCCCGCCGCTGGTGGCGATCTACATCCTCGCCGATGTCGGGGCCATTATCGGCGGCTGGTACAGTTCGCACCTGCTGAAAAAGGGTGTGGCGACAGGACGCGCCCGCAAGCAGGCCATGCTCGCCTGCGCGTTGTTCGCGCTGCCGGTGATGTTCGCAATCGAGGCGGACAATATCTGGATCGCCGTGCTCTGCATCGGGCTTGCCTGCGCAGCGCATCAGGGTTTCTCCACCAACCTTTTCGCGCTTCCCGGGGATCAGTTCCCGCGCTTTGCCCAAGGGACACTGATCGGCCTGGGCGGGTTTGCCGGGGCATGCGGCGGATTCATTGCCTCGAAATCGCTGGGAGCGCTGCTGGATCGCGTCGGAAGCTACGAGCCCTTCTTCATCGCCTGCGGCATGGCCTATCTGGTCGCGCTGGGCATGTTCCACCTGCTCAATCCGCGCTACGAGGCGGTGCGGATGACCGGCTCCGCCTGA
- a CDS encoding D-galactonate dehydratase family protein, protein MPKIADARVIITCPGRNFVTLKIICDDGTTGLGDATLNGRELSVASYLTDHVIPCLIGRDAHRIEDIWQYLYKGAYWRRGPVTMSAIAAVDTALWDIKGKIAGLPVYQLLGGASRENVMVYGHANGTTIEDTIAVALDYQRQGYKAIRLQCGVPGMASTYGVSKDRYFYEPADADLPTENVWNTSKYLRVVPELFKAAREALGWDVHLLHDIHHRLTPIEAGRLGKDLEPYRPFWIEDATPAENQEAFRLIRQHTTTPLAVGEIFNSIHDCRELIQNQLIDYIRTTVVHAGGITHLRRIASLADLYQIRTGCHGATDLSPVCMAAALHFDLSVPNFGVQEYMRHTDETDAVFPHAYTFEDGAMHPGDAPGLGVDIDEELAAGFEYKRAFLPVNRLEDGTMYNW, encoded by the coding sequence ATGCCCAAGATTGCCGATGCCCGCGTTATCATCACCTGCCCCGGCCGAAACTTTGTCACGCTCAAGATCATCTGCGACGATGGCACCACCGGGCTCGGCGATGCGACACTCAACGGCCGAGAGCTTTCGGTGGCCAGCTATCTCACCGATCATGTCATACCCTGCCTGATCGGCCGCGATGCCCACCGGATCGAGGACATCTGGCAGTATCTCTACAAGGGCGCCTATTGGCGGCGCGGGCCGGTGACCATGAGCGCGATCGCCGCAGTGGATACCGCCCTATGGGACATCAAGGGCAAGATCGCCGGGCTGCCGGTCTATCAGCTTCTAGGCGGCGCCTCGCGCGAGAATGTGATGGTCTATGGCCATGCCAATGGCACGACAATCGAGGACACCATTGCGGTCGCGCTCGATTACCAGCGTCAGGGCTACAAGGCGATCCGCCTGCAATGCGGCGTGCCGGGCATGGCATCGACCTATGGCGTCAGCAAGGATCGCTATTTCTACGAACCCGCCGATGCCGACCTGCCGACCGAGAATGTCTGGAACACCAGCAAATATCTGCGGGTCGTGCCCGAACTGTTCAAGGCCGCGCGCGAAGCGCTGGGCTGGGACGTGCACCTGCTGCACGACATTCATCATCGCCTGACCCCGATCGAGGCCGGACGGCTGGGCAAGGATCTCGAACCCTACAGGCCGTTCTGGATCGAGGACGCCACCCCGGCGGAAAACCAAGAAGCGTTCAGGCTGATCCGGCAGCACACGACCACGCCGCTGGCCGTCGGCGAAATCTTCAATTCGATCCATGATTGCCGTGAGCTGATCCAGAACCAGCTGATCGACTATATCCGCACCACCGTGGTCCATGCTGGCGGAATCACCCATCTTCGCCGCATTGCCTCGCTGGCCGATCTCTACCAGATCCGCACCGGCTGCCACGGCGCGACCGATCTGTCCCCCGTCTGCATGGCGGCTGCGCTGCATTTCGACCTGTCGGTGCCCAATTTCGGCGTGCAGGAATATATGCGGCATACAGACGAAACCGATGCGGTCTTCCCGCATGCCTATACATTCGAAGATGGCGCGATGCATCCCGGCGATGCCCCCGGGCTCGGGGTCGATATCGATGAGGAACTGGCCGCAGGCTTTGAGTACAAACGCGCCTTCCTGCCGGTGAACCGGCTGGAAGACGGCACGATGTACAACTGGTAA